The following proteins are co-located in the Lentibacillus sp. JNUCC-1 genome:
- a CDS encoding 7TM diverse intracellular signaling domain-containing protein, with protein MRLDTKGSMQIPLTVWEPAAFDKKSQTAYMLFGILVGISVVMAFYNLFLYFSIRDRSYLYYVLFVIFNGLLYLSDTGLAFQFLWPEMVRWNLLAVVTFMCLASIATLLFARSFLQTHQHIPKLDRWFKMALVVTAFTTLWSFFSFTYAMYAAILCVAFTISLVITASIISLKNKYRPARFFMLAWGIFLFGVSVSILVDVGLMPLTPFTKYAWQVTTTLEIVLLSFALGDRFRTMRNEKQQAEKEALRNHQLALKNLRRADKLKDEFLAVTSHELRTL; from the coding sequence ATGAGGCTTGATACCAAGGGGTCCATGCAGATCCCACTGACGGTATGGGAACCCGCAGCTTTTGACAAAAAGTCACAGACAGCTTATATGTTATTTGGCATTTTAGTGGGAATCTCTGTCGTTATGGCTTTTTACAATCTATTCCTTTATTTCTCCATTCGAGATCGCAGTTATCTATACTATGTTTTATTTGTTATCTTCAATGGCCTACTTTATTTGTCAGACACAGGGCTGGCTTTTCAATTCCTGTGGCCAGAAATGGTCAGATGGAATCTGCTGGCAGTTGTCACATTTATGTGCCTGGCCAGTATCGCCACACTATTATTTGCCAGGAGCTTTTTACAGACACATCAGCACATCCCAAAGCTCGATCGTTGGTTTAAAATGGCTCTTGTTGTCACAGCCTTCACAACCTTGTGGAGTTTCTTCTCGTTCACCTATGCCATGTATGCCGCTATTCTCTGTGTGGCGTTCACCATTTCACTGGTGATCACGGCCTCCATCATTAGTCTAAAAAATAAATATCGCCCGGCGCGGTTCTTTATGCTTGCTTGGGGCATCTTTCTATTTGGCGTATCTGTATCAATCCTGGTTGATGTCGGCCTTATGCCCCTCACCCCATTTACCAAGTATGCCTGGCAGGTCACCACAACACTCGAGATCGTGCTGCTTTCATTTGCACTTGGAGACCGGTTTAGAACTATGCGGAATGAGAAGCAGCAGGCAGAAAAAGAAGCACTCAGAAATCACCAGCTCGCCCTAAAAAACTTAAGACGTGCTGACAAACTGAAAGATGAATTTCTGGCTGTGACATCCCATGAATTAAGAACCCTTTGA
- a CDS encoding ATP-binding protein, producing the protein MNGIIGIADTLRSGAAGKISPELDRHLWMIVVSGRRLANLVDDIMDFSKLKHNDLDIRPVPVDLFTLTEVVLTICEPLTNNKSVQLQNEIDPSTPIVMADENRLQQILYNLVGNAIKHTDKGHVTVTAKKNNNLIEIAVIDTGKGISSHELENIFEPFYQADSSLSREADGSGIGLSLTKRLVELHQGQLTVSSTLGHGSTFTFTLPISEEQTSNAELDTDSSLITRLSIEDNVDVAPVAATSTHQGAATILIADDEAVNLQVLKNQLLLNGYNVIAVSNGEAVLEVVQEQTVDLLILDIMMPKLSGYDVCQHLRKHYSLVELPILMLTAKNMMNDQLTAFEVGANDYLAKPCDRQELLSRVETLLKLSHLNQDLKTLNSQLEAKVDARTQELRNANQGLLDMAKTRRMLLANIAHELGTPVTVIKGYMQAVQEGLMEEGDPRYLNMVDHKLKMLSRLIGDLSELSELEAGTLPLHREAINLNDWLEDIHIKHESYVTQENRIFSFKKVGNTALYKTYTCHIDIGRMDQMTSNLVWNAVKHTEPTEGTITMTVSLKEKTSEVILQLEDNGHGIHEEELPFIFERFYKAAHKSEEDIPDGSGLGLAIAKEIVQAHDGTIWAESQLGRGTTFFIALPIYTA; encoded by the coding sequence TTGAATGGGATCATTGGAATTGCTGATACATTGAGAAGTGGCGCTGCTGGTAAGATCTCCCCTGAATTAGACCGCCATTTGTGGATGATTGTAGTGAGCGGCAGACGTTTGGCGAACCTGGTCGATGATATTATGGATTTTTCCAAGCTGAAACATAATGACCTTGATATTCGGCCGGTTCCAGTCGATCTGTTTACACTGACTGAGGTCGTTTTAACCATCTGTGAACCACTGACAAACAATAAATCCGTTCAGCTGCAAAATGAAATTGATCCATCAACCCCCATTGTGATGGCTGATGAAAACCGTCTGCAGCAAATTCTTTATAACCTGGTCGGCAATGCCATTAAACACACTGACAAGGGGCATGTCACTGTCACTGCTAAAAAAAACAACAACCTCATAGAGATTGCTGTAATTGATACGGGTAAAGGGATCTCGTCACACGAACTGGAAAATATATTTGAGCCCTTTTACCAAGCGGATTCCAGTCTATCCAGGGAAGCTGACGGGTCCGGAATTGGACTCAGTCTGACAAAGCGCTTAGTTGAATTGCACCAAGGTCAACTCACTGTCTCATCTACATTGGGACACGGTTCTACGTTCACCTTTACATTGCCGATCAGTGAAGAGCAAACCAGTAACGCGGAATTGGATACGGATTCTTCATTAATCACCCGTCTCTCAATTGAAGACAATGTTGATGTTGCCCCCGTTGCTGCCACTTCCACCCATCAGGGAGCAGCCACAATCCTGATTGCTGATGATGAGGCTGTTAACCTGCAAGTGTTAAAAAATCAACTCTTACTAAATGGATATAATGTGATTGCTGTATCAAACGGAGAAGCGGTGTTGGAAGTTGTGCAGGAGCAAACTGTTGACCTGCTTATACTTGATATTATGATGCCAAAACTATCAGGTTATGACGTGTGCCAACATTTGCGGAAACATTACTCTCTAGTTGAACTGCCCATTTTGATGCTCACTGCCAAAAACATGATGAACGACCAATTAACCGCATTTGAAGTTGGCGCGAATGATTATTTGGCAAAACCTTGTGATCGACAGGAGCTTTTATCCAGGGTGGAAACACTGCTGAAGCTCAGCCATTTAAATCAGGATCTGAAAACACTAAATTCCCAGCTTGAAGCAAAGGTTGATGCGCGTACACAGGAACTAAGAAATGCCAACCAGGGTCTGTTGGATATGGCAAAGACCCGACGCATGTTACTGGCAAACATCGCCCACGAATTGGGAACACCTGTTACTGTGATCAAAGGCTATATGCAAGCTGTGCAGGAAGGGCTGATGGAAGAAGGGGACCCCCGTTACCTTAACATGGTAGATCATAAATTGAAGATGCTCAGCAGACTCATCGGAGACTTATCAGAGCTGTCCGAGCTTGAAGCAGGTACACTGCCCCTACACCGTGAAGCAATTAATTTAAACGATTGGCTTGAAGACATCCATATCAAGCATGAATCCTATGTGACACAAGAAAATCGTATCTTTTCTTTTAAAAAAGTCGGCAACACAGCTCTTTACAAAACATACACTTGTCATATCGATATTGGGCGCATGGATCAAATGACTTCCAACCTTGTCTGGAATGCAGTAAAACATACTGAACCGACTGAAGGTACAATTACGATGACAGTCTCTTTAAAAGAAAAGACAAGCGAAGTGATTTTGCAACTTGAAGACAATGGTCATGGCATTCATGAAGAGGAACTGCCGTTTATTTTTGAACGTTTTTATAAAGCCGCGCATAAATCAGAGGAGGACATCCCAGACGGGTCAGGTTTGGGGTTGGCTATTGCAAAGGAAATCGTTCAAGCACACGACGGCACCATCTGGGCTGAGAGTCAGCTTGGCCGAGGCACCACCTTTTTCATTGCTTTACCAATTTATACTGCATAA
- a CDS encoding UvrD-helicase domain-containing protein, with translation MNKLLEYQNEIIDYFNSDIQQLSVIQSVAPRFIVEAPAGYGKTKVLINKVVYDLLCNKPKNHEKVLMITFSINSTSKMKQDIEKEISCLPDNLKKRIKRKVKITNYHGLARLILRKYGVEFSEKLLRMEELDVIDDEVAIGNYLVSKEDKMVVGKYNEAVKTAKAVFIHNNIEEYNNVIINQLLPNNYITHNGIITLTIQLLKENNELLVFYQQLFTNIVVDEFQDSNHLNLMLLELLLTNEKVKLQIYGDHLQRIYGFIGTVPNLFDIFSEKYDCKYYKLQTNYRFKDNREMLMIDNKVRSVASNAYNKLDKTHSEYIKYHETHQEEVHDIVSRLKKGIEENSQRNFAVLVPQRGQDVDVLINELKYQDITFYNALNIDVNHKDYRLFHEICASEFQKHFMSSVKIIKSEINKWFQKVEYRLASTEIDIDTKSSFLKLFKAFVNSIVVNSTYRKLTQKEKTEYILEVLLEHELSRYLSAIKDDIQILTIHSSKGLEWDEVFLMDMEEGKLPSWRGMCIDCDYKENCKIELNEDNEMVFIEQLSVFYVGVTRARERVNISASKKCARNFNKNISCLFDVLNIKPKNQIQE, from the coding sequence ATGAATAAACTATTGGAATATCAAAATGAGATTATTGATTACTTTAATTCTGATATTCAGCAATTATCAGTAATTCAATCTGTTGCTCCAAGGTTTATTGTCGAGGCTCCTGCCGGTTATGGTAAAACAAAAGTATTAATAAATAAAGTAGTTTATGATTTATTGTGTAATAAGCCTAAAAACCACGAAAAAGTTCTGATGATAACATTTAGTATTAATTCTACTAGTAAAATGAAACAAGATATTGAAAAAGAAATTTCTTGTTTACCTGATAATTTGAAAAAAAGAATAAAAAGGAAAGTGAAAATTACAAACTATCATGGATTGGCAAGGTTAATTCTACGGAAATATGGTGTGGAATTTAGTGAAAAACTTCTTAGAATGGAGGAGTTAGATGTTATTGATGATGAAGTAGCAATTGGGAATTATCTGGTGTCTAAAGAGGACAAGATGGTTGTAGGCAAATACAATGAAGCTGTAAAAACTGCCAAAGCAGTTTTTATACATAATAACATAGAAGAATATAATAATGTTATTATTAATCAATTATTACCTAATAACTATATTACACACAACGGAATTATTACATTAACGATACAGTTGCTAAAAGAAAATAATGAATTGTTGGTTTTTTATCAACAATTATTCACCAATATAGTGGTTGATGAATTTCAGGATAGTAACCATCTGAATTTAATGTTATTAGAGTTATTATTGACTAATGAAAAAGTAAAACTTCAAATATATGGCGATCATCTTCAAAGAATTTACGGATTTATTGGTACTGTTCCCAATTTATTTGATATATTTAGTGAAAAGTATGATTGTAAGTATTATAAACTTCAGACGAACTATCGCTTTAAAGATAATAGAGAAATGTTAATGATAGACAATAAAGTCAGAAGTGTAGCATCTAATGCTTATAATAAGCTAGATAAAACACATAGTGAATACATTAAATACCATGAGACACATCAAGAAGAAGTACATGACATTGTATCTAGGTTAAAGAAGGGTATTGAAGAAAACTCGCAGCGAAATTTTGCTGTATTAGTTCCGCAGCGTGGACAAGATGTTGATGTTTTGATTAACGAATTAAAATATCAGGACATTACCTTTTATAATGCACTAAATATTGATGTTAACCATAAAGATTACAGACTATTTCATGAAATATGTGCTAGTGAATTTCAAAAACATTTTATGAGCAGTGTAAAAATTATTAAATCCGAAATAAATAAATGGTTTCAAAAGGTTGAGTATAGATTAGCGTCTACTGAAATAGATATAGATACAAAGAGTAGCTTTTTAAAATTATTTAAAGCCTTTGTAAACTCTATTGTGGTCAACAGCACATATAGAAAGTTAACGCAAAAGGAAAAAACGGAATATATATTGGAAGTTCTTTTAGAACATGAATTGAGTCGCTATCTCTCTGCAATAAAAGATGATATTCAGATCTTAACTATCCATTCCTCAAAAGGATTGGAATGGGATGAAGTATTTTTGATGGATATGGAAGAAGGAAAACTTCCTAGTTGGAGAGGAATGTGTATTGATTGTGACTACAAAGAGAATTGTAAAATTGAATTGAATGAAGATAATGAGATGGTTTTTATAGAACAACTTAGTGTATTTTATGTTGGTGTTACAAGAGCGCGTGAAAGAGTAAATATATCTGCTAGTAAAAAATGTGCGCGCAACTTTAATAAAAATATATCATGTTTATTTGATGTGCTAAATATAAAACCAAAAAACCAAATACAAGAATAA
- a CDS encoding DUF6612 family protein, giving the protein MKRFILLIMLFCVVLLVACNQNDSNAPVNSTSGDVPIKEVTRSAQNDDKEESDTTDLEGEAETTEEAESTDDNDGEDMVIDAETILRQSFEAMADLNSVHMNGRTDIKEIMDGQTVVEEKKLDMTMLLKEPYSKHFALEIQSNAAKPIVSEVYEMSDVHYIHSSVHEVEWGVVPNPNGGQQLSPFIQDAQIEAHLMYSDQFEVIETEGEYVLTFSGEYDQIRSSLYGGVKDMLQMLEKELPMDLEEMNSSYEMVIDQDTAFVKEYQIHYEAQVPEEQGEYNISIDTAITLDGFNELNEISVPQTIIDEAVTMVDNDGNALMGN; this is encoded by the coding sequence TTGAAAAGGTTTATTCTTTTGATTATGTTGTTTTGCGTTGTGCTTCTTGTGGCATGCAATCAAAACGACTCAAATGCTCCCGTGAATAGCACTAGTGGAGATGTACCGATAAAAGAAGTAACAAGAAGTGCACAAAATGACGATAAAGAAGAATCTGATACCACGGATTTGGAGGGGGAAGCAGAGACAACGGAAGAAGCAGAATCAACTGATGACAATGATGGAGAGGATATGGTAATAGACGCTGAAACCATTCTGCGACAGTCATTTGAAGCCATGGCTGATTTGAACAGTGTTCATATGAACGGAAGGACCGATATAAAAGAAATTATGGATGGTCAGACCGTTGTTGAAGAAAAGAAGCTGGATATGACTATGCTTTTAAAAGAACCTTATTCCAAGCATTTTGCACTTGAAATCCAGAGTAATGCTGCTAAACCAATCGTATCAGAAGTCTATGAAATGAGTGATGTTCATTACATCCATTCTTCTGTTCATGAGGTAGAGTGGGGTGTTGTTCCCAATCCCAATGGCGGTCAACAATTGTCGCCATTTATACAAGATGCACAGATTGAGGCGCATCTTATGTATAGTGATCAATTTGAGGTTATTGAGACTGAGGGTGAATATGTGCTCACATTTTCAGGCGAGTATGACCAAATCAGATCCTCTCTTTACGGTGGGGTAAAAGACATGTTGCAAATGCTGGAGAAAGAATTACCGATGGATCTTGAGGAAATGAACAGTTCCTATGAAATGGTCATTGATCAAGATACAGCGTTTGTAAAAGAATATCAAATTCATTACGAAGCCCAAGTGCCTGAAGAACAAGGGGAATATAACATTTCAATCGATACTGCGATAACATTGGATGGGTTTAATGAACTTAACGAAATTAGCGTCCCACAAACCATCATAGACGAAGCCGTCACAATGGTTGATAACGACGGAAACGCACTAATGGGAAACTAA
- a CDS encoding anti-repressor SinI family protein encodes MSDQILDEEWLELIKTAKLLGLTAEEVRTFLLKNTKKANA; translated from the coding sequence ATGTCTGATCAAATACTCGATGAAGAGTGGTTGGAGTTGATTAAAACAGCAAAACTTTTAGGACTTACTGCAGAAGAAGTCAGAACGTTTCTATTAAAAAATACTAAAAAAGCTAATGCCTGA
- a CDS encoding YibE/F family protein — translation MNVLILLSVVLLILMIAIGGKKGLRSFFSLFINFAIIMLTVLFMLDPAVDPIILTVIACTAISCINLFFINQINNKTVTAFIATVITISIMVAFIYLFAKKAKIQGFGEEEIDELKVFSLYLGVDFVKIGAAVIIMSTIGAITDVAISITSPMREIFQHHPSISRKELFKSGLLIGRDILGSNANTLFFAFIGGYLGLLIWFKDLEYTFGEIVNSKVFNAEMMTICFAGIGIALIIPIASWVNAYYLVNRREKHLEADKEKH, via the coding sequence GTGAATGTACTGATATTGCTTTCCGTTGTTTTACTCATCTTGATGATCGCGATCGGGGGTAAAAAAGGTCTCCGTTCATTTTTCTCGTTATTTATCAACTTTGCGATTATCATGCTGACGGTTCTGTTTATGCTTGACCCGGCTGTGGATCCTATTATCCTGACCGTTATCGCATGTACGGCCATCAGCTGTATTAACCTATTTTTCATTAACCAGATCAACAATAAGACTGTAACGGCTTTTATTGCCACCGTCATTACGATCAGCATTATGGTAGCGTTCATCTATCTATTTGCCAAAAAAGCCAAGATCCAGGGCTTTGGCGAAGAAGAAATAGATGAACTTAAAGTGTTTTCCCTTTACCTTGGCGTCGATTTCGTGAAAATTGGTGCTGCCGTGATCATTATGAGCACGATCGGGGCCATAACAGACGTGGCCATCTCCATCACATCCCCGATGCGTGAAATATTTCAGCACCACCCCAGCATCAGCCGAAAAGAACTTTTCAAATCCGGTTTGCTCATTGGCAGGGACATACTCGGCTCTAACGCGAATACTTTGTTTTTCGCTTTCATCGGTGGTTATTTGGGTCTGCTGATATGGTTTAAAGATCTGGAGTACACGTTTGGCGAGATCGTCAACTCCAAAGTGTTCAATGCCGAGATGATGACCATTTGCTTTGCGGGCATCGGCATTGCCCTAATCATCCCGATTGCCTCGTGGGTCAATGCGTATTATTTGGTGAACAGGCGCGAAAAGCATTTGGAAGCAGATAAAGAGAAACATTAA
- a CDS encoding superoxide dismutase family protein: MKRLLFLSIIFITTVALAACGGNTEDNSSDTQGNTDQADANSEQTDQNNGDSDESKQESDGDTVEVDLNNGDGDSVGTAMLEEKSDGVLVTLEGENLPKGTHAFHIHEKGQCEAPDFKSAGGHFNPEDTNHGYDDPEGPHAGDMPNIVVGEDGTVTQSFLAKDVTLEEGDDLSLMKEEGTSLVIHEGADDGKSQPSGDAGDRLACGSISE; encoded by the coding sequence ATGAAACGTTTGCTGTTTTTATCGATTATTTTCATCACTACGGTCGCTTTAGCGGCTTGTGGCGGAAACACAGAGGATAATAGCTCGGATACACAAGGAAACACGGATCAAGCTGATGCAAATTCAGAACAAACTGATCAGAATAATGGAGATAGCGATGAAAGCAAGCAGGAATCGGATGGTGACACAGTTGAAGTAGACTTGAACAATGGCGATGGCGATTCAGTAGGTACGGCCATGTTGGAAGAAAAGTCTGACGGGGTTCTAGTCACCCTTGAAGGGGAAAACCTTCCGAAAGGCACACATGCTTTTCACATTCATGAAAAAGGGCAGTGTGAGGCACCGGATTTCAAGTCAGCAGGCGGTCACTTTAATCCCGAAGACACCAATCATGGCTATGATGATCCAGAGGGACCGCATGCCGGAGATATGCCTAATATTGTAGTCGGGGAAGATGGCACAGTAACACAGTCATTTCTCGCTAAAGATGTCACATTAGAGGAAGGTGACGACCTCTCACTCATGAAAGAAGAAGGAACTTCCTTAGTGATTCACGAAGGTGCTGACGATGGGAAATCACAGCCTTCTGGTGATGCCGGTGATCGGCTGGCATGTGGATCGATCAGCGAATAA
- a CDS encoding response regulator transcription factor codes for MLKETILIVDNEESIRDMIQFYLEKKDYTVLTAASGQDGLNLIDLELPDLILLDIEMPGMDGFEVCREIRKKRTLPIIFLSVRRSVMDKVKCFELGGDDYLIKPFDYAELEARIRANLRRYHQRGTQNPNGLFLMNLRFTFPAINVTLTSSLSPSLPKKCKYSFCSPNVRSKSGVPKRYTIMSGDSNPLGTFKLLRFISAIYVESSKQTLQTQNISKQFVDWVMYLHLIDQ; via the coding sequence ATGTTGAAAGAAACAATTCTGATCGTTGACAATGAAGAGAGTATACGAGATATGATTCAATTTTATTTAGAGAAAAAAGATTACACCGTCCTGACCGCAGCCAGCGGACAGGATGGTCTCAATCTGATAGATCTTGAACTTCCCGATCTCATATTGCTGGATATTGAGATGCCAGGTATGGACGGATTTGAAGTCTGCCGCGAAATCAGGAAAAAAAGAACCCTTCCGATAATCTTCTTAAGTGTACGCAGAAGCGTCATGGATAAAGTAAAGTGCTTTGAATTAGGCGGAGATGACTACCTCATTAAACCATTTGATTATGCCGAGCTTGAAGCTAGAATAAGGGCGAATCTTCGGCGTTATCACCAGAGGGGGACTCAGAATCCAAATGGCTTATTTTTGATGAACTTAAGATTCACCTTTCCCGCTATCAATGTTACATTAACGAGCAGCTTATCCCCCTCTCTGCCAAAGAAATGCAAGTACTCATTCTGCTCGCCAAACGTCCGCAGCAAATCTGGAGTGCCGAAAAGATATACGATCATGTCTGGGGATTCGAATCCGCTGGGGACATTCAAACTGTTAAGGTTCATATCAGCCATTTACGTAGAAAGCTCGAAGCAGACCCTGCAAACCCAAAATATATCCAAACAGTTCGTGGATTGGGTTATGTATTTGCATCTGATTGATCAATGA
- a CDS encoding IS3 family transposase (programmed frameshift), translated as MTNKRYSEEQKTAALKRMMPPQNESVKALSKETGISDVTLYKWRKEARASGNAAPGNGQTSDRWSSEDKFLVVMETYAMNEKEIAEYCRKKGLYREQINAWQEACLQANGKALGLSKELNGQLKEEKQRSQSLEKDLKKKEKALAEAAALLLLRKKGPSDLGGPRGRMIDPSDRLRAVELIQEANRNGARLSKACEELHIHVRTYQRWVAEGDVKIDQRPHAERPIPKNKISEEERTEILEVVNQESYADLPPTQIIPLLADQGKYIASESTFYRVLREEKMQNHRGRSQKPKKRIPESHLATAPNQVWTWDITWLGGPVKGLFYRLYLILDLFSRKVVGWEVWETEEAQYAEKLVKKAVLKEEIKGRPLVLHSDNGSPMKAATFLGLLETLGIQSSFSRPRVSNDNPYSEAMFRTLKYRPEFPHEGFVSLEEARKWASQFVEWYNDVHLHSALNFVTPVQCHNGAYKDILAQRQVIYEQAKQKHPERWGSRGTRDWSPHEEVALNPMREDTAVASGDS; from the exons ATGACAAATAAGCGATATTCAGAGGAACAAAAAACGGCGGCATTGAAGCGGATGATGCCACCACAAAATGAATCAGTGAAAGCATTGAGTAAAGAGACTGGCATCTCAGACGTGACACTGTATAAGTGGCGAAAGGAGGCCAGAGCGTCTGGTAACGCAGCTCCTGGCAATGGGCAAACCAGCGATCGATGGAGCAGCGAAGATAAGTTTCTTGTCGTCATGGAGACATATGCCATGAACGAGAAAGAAATAGCGGAATATTGCCGGAAAAAAGGCTTATACCGCGAACAGATCAATGCCTGGCAAGAAGCTTGCCTTCAGGCGAATGGAAAAGCTCTTGGCTTGTCTAAAGAGCTGAATGGACAGTTGAAAGAGGAAAAACAACGATCACAGTCTTTAGAAAAAGATCTAAAAAAGAAGGAGAAAGCATTGGCGGAAGCGGCTGCGTTGTTACTTCTTAGAAAAAAGG GCCCGAGCGATTTGGGGGGACCAAGAGGACGAATGATCGATCCGTCAGATCGCTTACGTGCCGTAGAATTAATTCAGGAAGCCAATCGAAATGGCGCGCGTCTTTCAAAAGCATGTGAAGAATTGCATATTCACGTACGGACTTATCAAAGGTGGGTGGCTGAAGGCGATGTCAAGATCGATCAACGTCCTCACGCAGAGCGGCCAATACCCAAGAACAAAATATCAGAAGAAGAAAGAACCGAAATTCTGGAGGTTGTAAACCAGGAATCATATGCCGATTTACCTCCCACACAAATTATCCCCCTTCTGGCTGATCAGGGGAAATATATTGCATCCGAATCAACGTTTTATCGCGTACTACGCGAAGAAAAAATGCAGAATCATCGTGGCCGCAGTCAAAAGCCCAAAAAGCGAATTCCCGAAAGTCACTTGGCAACGGCACCGAATCAGGTTTGGACTTGGGATATCACATGGCTCGGCGGCCCTGTGAAAGGATTATTCTACCGATTGTACTTGATCCTTGATCTGTTTAGTCGCAAAGTTGTTGGTTGGGAAGTGTGGGAAACAGAGGAAGCTCAGTACGCTGAAAAGCTCGTCAAAAAAGCTGTACTGAAAGAGGAAATCAAAGGCAGGCCTTTAGTACTGCACTCTGATAATGGCAGCCCTATGAAAGCCGCAACGTTCCTTGGATTGCTTGAGACCTTGGGTATTCAAAGCTCATTTTCCAGGCCCCGAGTAAGCAATGACAATCCATATTCGGAAGCGATGTTCCGGACACTTAAGTACCGACCGGAGTTTCCTCATGAAGGTTTTGTCTCCTTGGAGGAGGCGAGAAAATGGGCAAGTCAGTTTGTCGAATGGTATAACGACGTTCATTTACACAGTGCTTTAAATTTCGTGACACCTGTACAGTGCCATAATGGGGCATATAAAGATATTTTGGCACAACGTCAAGTCATCTATGAACAGGCAAAACAAAAACATCCAGAACGTTGGGGATCCAGGGGCACAAGGGATTGGTCTCCTCATGAAGAGGTTGCACTGAATCCAATGCGTGAGGATACTGCCGTGGCCTCAGGTGATTCATAG
- a CDS encoding DUF4870 domain-containing protein: MSENQPDNKEQTVFKEEGASIEGAQAQESEKKTSTGLDRNVAALLCYLAGFVTGIVFLVIEKEDRFVRFHALQSIVTFVIIFVASLVLTAIPLIGWIIGLLLSPLSVVLWIVLMLKAYQGKEFKLPIAGNIAEKQLDQMGNK, encoded by the coding sequence ATGAGCGAAAATCAACCTGATAACAAAGAGCAAACGGTCTTTAAAGAAGAAGGTGCCTCTATAGAAGGCGCTCAAGCACAAGAATCAGAGAAAAAAACATCGACAGGACTCGATAGAAATGTAGCTGCACTATTATGCTACTTAGCTGGCTTTGTAACTGGTATTGTTTTTCTTGTTATTGAAAAAGAAGACCGTTTTGTCCGATTCCATGCCCTGCAATCGATTGTTACATTTGTCATCATATTTGTAGCAAGCCTCGTACTGACAGCCATTCCGCTGATCGGCTGGATCATCGGGCTTCTGCTTTCACCGCTTTCCGTTGTGTTGTGGATTGTGTTAATGTTAAAAGCTTATCAAGGAAAGGAATTCAAGCTTCCTATCGCCGGGAATATAGCTGAAAAACAACTGGATCAAATGGGCAATAAATAG